One part of the Lycorma delicatula isolate Av1 chromosome 7, ASM4794821v1, whole genome shotgun sequence genome encodes these proteins:
- the LOC142327580 gene encoding facilitated trehalose transporter Tret1-like has translation MYSCYNNGYQRQLFAGFTGGLCLFISGSWSGWTSPFLHKLKAGEIPFNVTVSERSWIVSLTDFGNVFSPIPTGYIMDILGRKWLFIISAIIFQISWLLTIFANGANQLYVARFLAGLGEGISYTVSPMYLAEIAETKIRGTVSGLFTVLVFSGVIVEFVIGPILPNLTVNIISSIIPLVFFLLVLLIPESPYYLLMKNNLKGAYKAFWWLRRPKKEEADETIQAELEIMNSQVQKEMQSEKRWINLIDTKATRRATFVVMSLSVMQRFSGIATMLQYMSTTLPSEGGGLGPQQSMILFAVLLLASSLVCMITVEWIGRKPALLMSGIVCAILQGINAVYFYLDSRTDYEVSHLRWIPYVSIMIFAVFYQIGLGAMSHTLLGEMFPANVRSKAASAATTCFALSTFLLNKIFPIISETYGPHYMFLIFCITNILVAVFTYIFVIETKGKTFGQIQEILSR, from the exons GAGGTCTATGCTTGTTTATAAGTGGATCATGGTCTGGATGGACTTCACCATTTTTACACAAACTGAAAGCGGGTGAGATCCCATTTAATGTAACTGTATCCGAAAGATCATGGATAGTTTCGCTAACAGATTTTGGAAACGTATTCAGTCCGATACCAACGGGATATATAATGGATATATTAGGAcgtaaatggttatttataatatCGGCAATTATTTTCCAGATATCGTGGTTGTTAACGATATTTGCTAACGGAGCTAATCAACTATACGTTGCGCGGTTTTTAGCGGGTTTAGGTGAAGGAATAAGTTATACGGTTTCACCGATGTATTTAGCTGAAATAGCAGAAACTAAAATAAGAGGAACTGTTAGTGGATTATTTACTGTTCTAGTATTTTCTGGTGTAATAGTAGAATTTGTCATCGGACCTATATTACCAAATTTAACTGTTAACATTATATCATCGATAATTCCGTTAGTATTTTTTCTACTTGTGCTTCTAATCCCGGAATCaccgtattatttattaatgaaaaataaccttAAAGGAGCGTATAAAGCATTCTGGTGGCTAAGAAGACCGAAAAAAGAAGAAGCAGATGAAACCATTCAAGCAGAGTTGGAAATAATGAACTCTCAAGTTCaaaag GAAATGCAGTCCGAAAAGAGATGGATAAATCTTATAGATACTAAGGCAACACGTCGTGCTACATTTGTTGTGATGTCGTTAAGTGTGATGCAAAGATTTAGTGGAATCGCTACCATGCTGCAATATATGTCAACTACCCTTCCTAGCGAAGGAGGCGGACTAGGCCCGCAACAAAGTATGATACTTTTTGCAGTATTACTTCTGGCATCGAGCCTCGTATGTATGATAACTGTAGAATGGATAGGAAGAAAACCAGCGTTGCTAATGTCTGGAATAGTTTGCGCTATACTTCAAGGTATAAATGccgtttatttttatctagataGCCGAACGGATTACGAAGTTTCACATCTTCGATGGATACCGTATGTATCCATAATGATTTTTGCTGTCTTCTACCAGATCGGTTTAG GCGCTATGTCTCATACGTTACTGGGTGAAATGTTTCCAGCAAATGTCAGAAGTAAAGCGGCATCAGCAGCTACAACATGTTTTgcattatcaacatttttattaaataaaatttttccgaTAATTTCAGAAACGTATGGACcacattatatgtttttaatattctgtataaCGAACATTCTAGTTGcagtttttacatatatatttgttatagaaACAAAAGGGAAAACATTCGGGCAAATTCAAGAAATTCTCAGCAgatga